A genomic stretch from Etheostoma cragini isolate CJK2018 chromosome 8, CSU_Ecrag_1.0, whole genome shotgun sequence includes:
- the LOC117949731 gene encoding E3 ubiquitin-protein ligase TRIM21-like has product MSAASCLQSEDQFLCSICLDVFTDPITTPCGHNFCKTCINKHWDTDVPYQCPNCKEVFNIKPELTVNTFISEMAAQFRQSTEKDGSSSSEQQLPGPKEVSREPNDVPREPKEGPGRKTWMFFLLCLLCVFIAWMVADQEKHLVGPQKEEYEAKKAELWKTGGEILQMIQKRRLKIQEIKHSVELSDEDADREIAEGVQVFSALKESVERSQAELIETIQEKQKRTKEPAEGFITELEQEISELQKRSTEVEQVLQSEDHLHLLQRFTSLNAAPPTKDWTQVTVRPPSYEGTVVRAVNQLEEMLSEQMKKLVPESELKKVQQSEVDVTLNPDTADPTLILSDDGKQVNHGDVRNNLPDNLERFDSGAIVLAKQSFSSGRFYFEVQVKGKTAWDLGVARESVNRKGQITLSPQNGYWVIWLRNGNEYKALADPAVLLSLKSPPQKVGVFVDYDEGLVSFYDVDAESLIFSFTGCSLTGKLLPYFSPEPNNGGKNSAPLIISPVGH; this is encoded by the coding sequence ATGTCTGCTGCCAGCTGTCTGCAGTCTGAAGATCAGTTCCTGTGCTCCATCTGTCTGGATGTGTTCACTGATCCAATCACCACACCATGTGGACACAATTTCTGTAAAACCTGCATCAATAAACACTGGGACACTGATGTTCCCTATCAGTGTCCCAACTGtaaagaggtttttaacatCAAACCTGAGCTGACGGTCAACACTTTCATCTCTGAGATGGCTGCTCAGTTCAGACAGTCAACTGAAAAGGacggcagcagcagctcagagcaACAATTACCCGGACCAAAAGAAGTTTCCCGTGAACCAAACGACGTTCCCCGTGAACCAAAAGAAGGACCTGGAAGAAAGACCTGGATGTTCTTCCtgctgtgtctgctgtgtgtcttCATAGCCTGGATGGTTGCAGACCAAGAGAAACATCTCGTTGGTCCTCAGAAGGAAGAATATGAAGCAAAGAAAGCAGAACTGTGGAAGACAGGGGGTGAAATTCTGCAGATGATCCAGAAGAGACGACTGAAGATCCAGGAGATCAAACACTCAGTGGAGCTCAGTGATGAAGATGCTGACAGAGAGATAGCAGAAGGTGTTCAGGTCTTCAGCGCTCTGAAGGAGTCTGTTGAGAGAAGCCAGGCCGAGCTCATCGAGACGATCCAAGAGAAGCAGAAAAGGACAAAGGAACCAGCTGAAGGCTTCATCACAGAGCTGGAACAGGAAATCTCTGAGCTGCAGAAGAGAAGCACTGAGGTGGAGCAGGTCCTACAGTCTGAagaccacctccacctcctccagaGATTCACCTCCCTGAACGCTGCTCCACCCACCAAGGACTGGACACAAGTCACTGTCCGTCCACCTTCATATGAGGGGACTGTGGTGAGAGCTGTGAATCAGCTGGAGGAGATGCTCAGTGAACAGATGAAGAAGCTGGTCCCTGAGTCTGAGCTGAAGAAAGTCCAGCAGTCTGAAGTGGATGTGACTCTTAATCCTGATACAGCAGATCCTACACTCATCCTGTCTGATGACGGAAAACAAGTTAATCATGGTGATGTGAGGAACAATCTCCCAGACAATCTAGAGAGATTTGATAGTGGTGCTATTGTCTTAGCAAAGCAGAGTTTCTCTTCAGGAAGATTTTATTTCGAGGTTCAGGTTAAAGGGAAGACTGCGTGGGATTTAGGAGTGGCCAGAGAGTCGGTCAACAGGAAGGGACAAATCACATTGAGCCCTCAGAATGGTTACTGGGTAATATGGTTGAGAAATGGAAATGAGTACAAAGCTCTTGCTGACCCTGCTGTCCTGCTGTCCCTGAAGTCTCCTCCCCAGAAGGTGGGGGTGTTTGTGGATTATGACGAGGGTCTGGTCTCCTTCTATGACGTTGATGCTGAATCTCTTATCTTCTCCTTTACTGGTTGCTCCTTGACTGGGAAACTCCTCCCATACTTCAGTCCCGAACCTAACAACGGTGGTAAAAACTCTGCCCCTCTGATCATCTCTCCTGTCGGTCACTGA
- the LOC117949738 gene encoding E3 ubiquitin-protein ligase TRIM21-like, which yields MSAASCLLTEDQFLCSICLEVFTDPVSTPCGHNFCKTCITQHWNINKPCQCPNCKKDFNIKPELQVNTFISEMAAQFRQEAKDVPVYSGLKKKTWMVFLLGLMCVFVAWMVSEQKKHFALLKDECEAQKAELCKTQSEIQQMIQKEIKHSMELSKEDTDRLIFSALKESVQKIQAELIEKVKEKQRTTEKLSEGFFKDLKQEVSELRERSTEVEQLYKAQLKKLSNQILNLLPESDLRRVQQHEVDVTLDPDTAHPRLILSEDGKRVHDSDVRKNLTDNPERYEKHVFVLAKQSISSGTFYFEVQVKGKTEWLLGVARESVNRKGDITLSPEDGYWVIWLRNDSEYSAAAGPNVHLSPKSPPQKVGVFVDYEGGLVSFYDVDAESLIYSFTGCSFTEKLFPFFSPSLNDGGKNSAPLIISPASH from the coding sequence ATGTCTGCTGCCAGCTGTCTGCTGACTGAAGATCAGTTCCTGTGCTCCATCTGTCTGGAGGTTTTCACGGATCCAGTCAGCACACCATGTGGACACAACTTCTGTAAAACCTGCATCACTCAACACTGGAATATTAATAAACCATGTCAGTGTCCCAACTGTAAGAAGGATTTCAACATCAAACCTGAGCTGCAGGTCAACACTTTCATCTCAGAGATGGCTGCTCAGTTCAGACAGGAAGCAAAAGACGTTCCTGTCTACTCAGGACTCAAAAAGAAGACCTGGATGGTCTTCCTGCTGGGTCTGATGTGTGTCTTCGTGGCCTGGATGGTGTCCGAACAGAAGAAACATTTTGCTCTTCTGAAAGATGAATGTGAAGCACAGAAGGCCGAGCTGTGCAAGACACAGTCTGAAATACAACAGATGATCCAGAAGGAGATCAAACACTCAATGGAGCTCAGTAaggaagacacagacagactgatCTTCAGCGCTCTGAAGGAGTCTGTTCAGAAAATCCAGGCCGAGCTCATCGAGAAGgtcaaagagaagcagagaacaACAGAGAAACTGTCCGAAGGCTTCTTCAAAGATCTGAAACAGGAAGTCTCTGAGCTGCGGGAGAGAAGCACTGAGGTGGAGCAGCTCTACAAGGCTCAGCTGAAAAAACTCAGTAACCAGATCCTGAATCTGCTCCCTGAGTCTGATCTGAGGAGGGTCCAGCAGCATGAAGTGGATGTGACTCTTGATCCTGACACAGCACATCCTAGACTCATCCTGTCTGAGGATGGAAAGCGAGTACATGACAGTGATGTGAGGAAGAATCTCACAGACAACCCAGAAAGATatgagaaacatgtttttgtcttagcaaagcagagtatttcttcaggAACGTTTTATTTCGAAGTTCAGGTTAAAGGAAAGACTGAGTGGTTATTAGGAGTGGCCAGAGAGTCGGTCAACAGGAAGGGGGACATCACACTGAGTCCTGAGGACGGTTACTGGGTGATCTGGTTGAGGAATGACAGTGAGTACTCAGCTGCTGCTGGACCTAATGTCCATCTGTCTCCGAAGTCTCCTCCTCAGAAGGTGGGGGTGTTTGTGGATTATGAGGGGGGTCTGGTCTCCTTTTATGACGTTGATGCTGAATCTCTTATCTACTCCTTTACTGGCTGCTCCTTCACTGAGAAACTCTTCCCATTCTTCAGTCCCAGTCTTAATGACGGTGGTAAAAACTCTGCCCCTCTGATCATCTCTCCTGCCAGTCACTGA